The following proteins come from a genomic window of Asterias amurensis chromosome 15, ASM3211899v1:
- the LOC139948177 gene encoding uncharacterized protein, with protein MAEASFSGFLQSPSHQTKQVKRGSKGKRYAPTACYRLKESRVPILTEAEKREFAECEFPFENLAFEGGGSKSMSYVGVIRVLEELGIMKNIKRFAGSSAGSIVATYSALGYDSYEIQELLGPNFSPLIYDGKWGIFGRLVNLVRNLGAHPGKKLERWIGDNVCNKTGGDRNFTFRQLYKERDGVELCMVGADLNMMDAVYFHAKTTPKMPICLAARASASIPAILRPVKFRQNYFVDGGLLCNYPVHAFDGWYLSMDREDNFFERLCKPNVSDQWDMSKRFGTVNKKTLGILLFSASEQDTMKTDLDDRVRKYAKEVPSPDTKLKRKKEKNFDEKQASKEKIKDALVRLVNMLGHADADKNGTVSIHEFRNSFKELSDDDIDILFNGVKHPDDIFKIIDTDNSGEIEYSELVQLAGKRDVDLLQTLCGYERHKIKGITQLLGSLVDTVLLNVQRVTTRSSDYQRTIGINTQYLEAFDWDMEQEDKTFLIECGKQATLGFLREYISRQTPC; from the exons ATGGCTGAAGCTTCATTCAGTGGTTTTCTTCAATCACCATCTCATCAGACGAAACAAGTGAAGCGTGGATCCAAAGGAAAACGTTATGCACCAACAGCGTGTTACAGATTAAAGGAATCACGTGTACCGATTCTGACTGAAGCCGAGAAGCGAGAGTTTGCAGAATGTGAATTTCCTTTTGAAAATCTTGCTTTCGAGGGAGGCGGAAGTAAGAGTATGTCTTACGTTGGAGTCATTCGA GTACTTGAGGAGCTAGGGATAATGAAGAATATCAAACGATTTGCAGGTAGCAGTGCTGGAAGTATCGTAGCTACTTATTCAGCTTTGGGTTACGACTCCTACGAAATACAGGAACTGCTGGGTCCAAACTTCTCACCGTTAATTTATG ACGGGAAGTGGGGAATTTTTGGGCGACTGGTGAATCTCGTCCGTAACTTGGGCGCTCACCCAGGAAAGAAGCTGGAGAGGTGGATAGGTGACAACGTGTGCAATAAGACTGGTGGAGACAGGAACTTTACCTTCAGGCAG TTATACAAGGAACGTGACGGCGTGGAGCTATGTATGGTGGGAGCTGATTTGAATATGATGGACGCCGTGTATTTTCATGCGAAGACAACGCCCAAAATGCCTATCTGCCTCGCTGCCAGGGCTTCTGCTTCTATTCCAG CTATTTTGAGACCGGTCAAGTTCAGACAGAACTACTTTGTTGATGGCGGTCTTCTGTGCAACTACCCAGTCCACGCTTTTGATG gcTGGTATTTATCAATGGACCGGGAAGACAATTTCTTTGAGCGACTTTGTAAACCGAATGTTAGCGATCAGTGGGACATGTCAAAACGCTTTGGGACGGTCAACAAGAAGACATTAGGAATTCTGCTG TTTTCCGCGAGTGAGCAGGACACAATGAAAACAGACCTCGACGACAGAGTCCGCAAGTATGCCAAGGAAGTCCCATCCCCAGACACAAAACTTAAACG GAAAAAGGAGAAGaattttgatgaaaaacaaGCGTCAAAAGAGAAAATTAAAGATGCTCTAGTGCGACTGGTTAACATGTTGGGCCACGCAGATGCTGACAAAAATGGTACCGTCTCTATACACGAGTTCAGAAATTCCTTTAAGGAG CTCTCGGATGATGACATCGACATACTTTTTAACGGTGTGAAACATCCAGATGACATCTTTAAAATCATCGACACCGATAATAGTggtgag ATTGAGTACTCGGAACTTGTCCAACTGGCAGGCAAACGAGATGTGGACCTACTGCAGACTCTATGTGGATACGAACGGCATAAGATCAAGGGTATTACTCAATTACTTGGTTCTCTGGTCGACACTGTCCTTCTCAACGTACAGCGTGTAACAACAAGA AGTTCTGATTACCAGCGCACCATCGGAATTAACACACAGTACTTGGAGGCCTTCGATTGGGACATGGAGCAGGAGGATAAGACATTTCTAATAGAG TGTGGAAAGCAAGCAACTTTGGGCTTTCTGCGGGAATACATCAGCCGTCAAACGCCATGTTAA